The DNA region ATGAAGTGCTTCGCCAATGGTGTAGAGACTGGTTTTGAATTCGACATATCAAAACGTTCTAACACCTTCTCAATGTAGCTCTTCTGAGAAAGCCATAACCTCTTAGAGCTTCTATCCCTGCGAATCTCCATTCCAAGAAGCTTctttaggttagaagaagaatagagaagaaaacgtattgaggcaaataccggtttagggtttcttattaatgatgtgataatagtttacaaacccttagaaccatatttatacagcctcaaaaaacccgatttccttttcccaatagaaatagtaactttcctaaacccAAAAGGCATACCGTACCGCGGGGGCCCGCACCCCCAGATGTCAACCTTGATAACGAGTGTCGCCCGCACTACGTCCGACCCACGAGTGCTGGACATTTTACTGGTATaatagagatttaagacacacagatgcaacaaaaGGCTTTTGGCAAAATCGGTTCAGTTGAGGCATACGGCTGCACCTTTATCCGGGCCTCCGGTTAATACCGGGCCGAGTGGTTTACTCCGAATGCATCCGTCAGAAACTTCAGGACAGTTCGTTGCTGTGTGTATTATTGTTGCAGGTGGGTATAGGTGCCTCTCCGACGAAGCTGTAGGAGCGGTGTGGTTTGAGGGCTGGCCAATATTCCGTGGCTCGTGGCAACTTAGGAGACTCCCCTCTGCATCTCCAGTAACTTGATGCATAGCTTTCTGTAGTTTCAGGCAGTTGGTCATCCTTCTCGTTTTTAACTATTGCCTTTGTCAAGTTTCTCTTGCTGTATTtcaattttgttgttgtttagcTGCTTGTCTTTCTTCTGCTACTAGTCTCTTATGTAATTTCTGTCAAAAACTAAAAGTTTGGTataataaattaacattttaccaaaaaaaaaaaaaaaagtcaaaacgCAAGACGTTACAAAATGACAACTGAATCTCTAATttgtttttcgttttttttttgctattggTCATTAACCTCATACTTGAACCTTATTTGTTCCTATTACGTTGAAGCAAAtcctttttaatttgttttttttttcaaaaaagatcTATGAAGAGCTTTTACCAAGGATGATAAATCAGCTTATAATAATCCGTTAATAGAAGAACAATTCTGGGAGGAGTATCTAAATTCTCTTTGTAGaaagataaaaccaaaaaatgaaTTTCACGTAGCCTCGGAAGAACATGAAATAGCCACATGATTAGGTGTCAGTTTCAGTCAATATATCAGATACATATCACTTTTTGATTCATCAATTCTACCAAAATGTAATTGGTTCTCTACCACAATCAGCAAAAGAGAACCAAATCCTTATCTTGCCATATCATCTTTGAGATATTTATATCACACAAACACACACTATTGTCTAATAACTactaaaagataatgaaatgaTTCTAAAATATCATCTTGAAAATGACAACATACAAACAACTGGAATCTTTCAAAGAGAATCAAAGATGATGAAGCAATGAAGCGGTTTTAGGGACGTCAAGGATATCAAGATTCCTTGCGTTTTCTTCCGAGTATCGAAGCTCTCTGGAAACGAGGACCTCCTGTTCTCCATTTCTTGAAGGCCGTCATAGACAAGTTAGCTGCTTCATACACTACAAAAGAAGCAAACAATGGGTGGGTTTCAGGTGAAGAAGATATGGTAActaaattaatttcaaaaaaagagagagataaaaGGGGATTTAATTACAGTTTGCTTCTTCAATAGTCAAGAATGGCAAGAACTTTGAAGCTGTTAGATGAGTTGCAGTGAACACTTTAGTCAGCCTCTCCTTGTATCTGATCTTAAACGCAGTCGACAGCAAGATTCCAATCGTTCTATCTGCAACTCTGTTTCCAGTTCAAAGAGACAAACATTTGACCAGACTAGTGAGATCACTGgcaaaatatttgaataaatagTTGCATAAATTTGTAATACAGTTTGCAATGAAACGACAGTGAACCACCTCAACCAATTAGTTATTTACCAATGCAAAGATCTCATGTGGGAGATTGAAACTTAGGAGACCTTTTGAAACACAAAGAACTATTGTAAATAAGAACTAAACATAAGCTTACTAGATGATCAAAGAACATATCAAAAACCAAGTGAAAGATGAATGATAATAGAAATGGGGGCAAgtaaggaaggaaggaaggactCACAAGGGCTGTAACTTGCAACCCAACTCGTAGAAGTAAGGACATCGTGATCTAAGATCCACACATGCTGCATCAGCCTGTATCTCCAACCTCGTCCTGCATAAACAAACACCACATAAGGCTATGAAAAGAACTTCTACGAGAAACAAATGAAGAAGTTGAATACAAAATCCAAAGAGTTTACAGTGTGAAGCTGACTTACTTACTTTTGGTCAAAACAGGCAGGAAGGTTAATGGAGACAGCTTGTCTCAAATGCAACTCGTGAGCAAGCCAGAAGGGTAACTCCACTTTAGCTCCTTGCTCAACCTGTGCAGAgcaaaacacacaaacataaataAACCTGAGCAATGAAAGTTTtgcttaaaaaaagaaaagaaaaaagaagactAACAGAGTTTGTCTCAGCACTTGGATCAATAGTCACTCCATTTGCTGGCTTATGGAACAATACAGGAGCaaactgcaaaaaaaataaccaaaaaacaaaaacaaaaacaaaagatgaaTTTTGATTTGACAAaatgagaagagaagaagaagaagaagcttaaaAACCTCTTCCTCTGTAAGTATGTCGTCAATGTCATAGTACTTGGCcattctctgattttttttattccaCAAGCCCAAAAGCTTCAAAATGTCATAGTAAGAGACCATCACTAGCATCAAGCACAAGGAACTTAAATAGGATGAAATAATCTTTACCAAAACACAGAAGAAGAGGAATCGTATAAGAGAGAGCTCTTGGTGATGTTGTGAATCGGATAGAGAGAGCTTGTTGTGGAATGCACTACACTTAGAGTAAACTGAAGACCTGTGGAAGATGATAACAAGAGGAAAGAGAAGAGTCATGAAAAGTCTGATACTTTGTACTCAACACTAgcacaaacacaaacacaagtaCATGTACAAACAAATGAAACCCACAAAGCTCTAGAGAAACCTATGTTACAAGGATAGAAAAACACAGCACATGTAACTCAAAGAGAAACTTACGAGAGAGTGAAAGACAGACAAAGCTTAGGAGAGCTTGAGACACACAGTCAGAGCCGGAGATGCTATGGAGAGAGCCTGAGACAAAGCAAACACACAACACATCTTAATTCTCAGTTTCAGAATAAAtcacagaacaaaaaaaaagaaaacacaaaaagacttttctttctttcatcgGGAGAGAGAGCGCTCGCCGGACCGAGAGAGAGAGCTGGAGCTATTAGGGTTAGGTATTTTGGTGAATAATGattcaaatttaagaaaattagcaaaaaaaaaacagttggcTTTGGCTCATGAATCTTTAATGGTGAAACGATGGCTCTTTCGACTCGCATCATCTAATGATGGTGTgatttatatcatatatatattcccAGTTATATCAATCGATAGTCTCACCCTATTGGGTTAAGGGTCATATGATATCACAAGAAGACTCGTGAGCTTTACACCTCAAAGCCAACTGGTCGATAATACACTAATTCGCTCTTTCTTATATACTACCTTAGTTTCTTTAATCTCTCCGATGTGGGAGgactttattcttttttttttttggctcaactTCAACTTTTCATTATCCAAAACATGGTAACGAGATTACAACCTCACAAGATTTTAACCCCACATACAACACCGGGATCTAGTATCACCCAGGAACACTTAAGAAGGATCCTACGCTACCCGAATCAATCCGATGTTGCATTTTTCACCACTACGAGAACAAGAACATCCCACTACTCGGAATGAACCGTCTCTTACACCACTAAATTCTACCACTAAAATCGAAACATATCCTTAGCCAACAAAACACCAATAATGAGAGTTCTAAAAGAAAACACATAGCGAATGGAACTATTAATCTCACTTTTAGGCTCGGCCATTGCTTCATCACCGGAAAGGAGCTTCTTCTCACTATTGAGAGAGGTTTCCAATATGTTGAACTGTGCAACTGGATTAGAGATTGGAAGAATTTGACCGACCAGTCACTTCTTCGCCAAACCGACGCATGCATCTCCCCGTATGTCTGAAGGCTTCAAGACAGCGGTTTCACCCTAAAAGGACCAAGAACCGCAAAAACAATACCAAGTAGAGCTAAAACCCAGTTTGAGACCAATTCAAGAACCAGACTCTTGGTCCCAAATGATAGGAGTTCAGCCTGTGAACCAACAGTACCCACACCAAGGCGCATAACAAACTCAGTTAAAGACCACTGGCAGATGTTGTTACGGTTCAAAGTCAAAAACCGGTCACAAGAAACCGGACTGAAAGGCGGACCTTGGCTGCAGCTAAACGTGTCCAGTATATGAGATAGTGGCTTGAAAAAATGTGGAGCTCAACCACCGGAGCGAGTCGCGACCCATCCGCCAGTGCTGGGGAGTCGAGCTTCACCACGCGTTTCCAACCAAACTCCACTACTCCAGAAACAACTCCGTTATCTTGAATCTTGGCGCGTGATGTCCTCGACAAAACCAGGGTACAAAATTCTGCTCACCACCTGTCGAAACCTCTCCTCCAACCACCATACCGCTACACAGAGGAACAGAACGAAGTTGAAGAAGACATCTTGCCGGAGTCACGCGCGGCTGCCGTGAAGCTTCATTCGAGATCTGAAAAAGAGAAAACCAGATCTGAATGTATCTTCAGTCCTAAAAAACGCCGACTCCCTTCTCCATCGCCTCGCCTTGGGTCTCGCCGTCTCTCCACAAGGTCCCGGGAACTGCCTCCGTCAAGCACGCTGCATCTCCGAAATTTCTCGGGTCTTATCAGAGGAGATTGCATATCGACTGAAGGATAGACAAGGAGGAAGggagcaaagaaaaaaagaaagaaaaaaagaggagGTGGACACCTCCGGCACACCGTCAGAGCGGCGGCCGGAGTTATGGTTTCTTCAGACTAgggttttctctctctctcggccTCTACAAaggctgattttttttttttcttacggAACTTTATTCTTATTTGCTGTATTCCAATTTGTccctttaataatttattttttattttgttttttcaaatacaaataTGTGGCTAAGTACCGAAGTACCCTTAATAAATTATCTAAACTACAACTCAACCTAactaaaccttttttttttagcaacttTTTTCTTCGAGCCACCTAACTAAACCTTCTAAACTAGTCAAAGAGTTTCCTTCTCTCCCCACTCTCCACACCACGTGTTTTCCCTCCTTCCCCACAACGCCAACGtgtttctccttttttttcttcagcttctatattttttttctgataaatCAACTTATGGAtactagatttttattttttattgattaattaattaaaatatctgTTTGTTCACTAAATTGTTTAGACATACACGTGTTCGgttaaatttcagtttttttttcaaatataattttagcTCAATTGTAACTTTTTGGTTTTTAGGTTTTTCAAactataacaaaataaaaaatgtttggtttggtttcgttTTGGCTATTTTGGTTGGCTGACTTCAGATAAAAATGGTTATGAGAAACctgataaatttttaattttaatttggtttcggttcggtttccatttttcagataattttaaataatacatataaaaatgatattttagtatttttgataaaataccAGATAATTCAGAtagatttaaagaaaaataaagatctCAAATATATATAGCAATGTAACTCTAATGGTTTTGTTTGGCTATTTTGGTTGGCTAACTTCAGATAACAATGTTATGAGGAACctgataaatttttaattttaatttggtttggGTTCGTTTTCCATTTTTcagataattttaaataatacggaaaatgatattttagtatatttgaTAAAATACCAGATAATTCAAAtagatttaaagaaaaataaagatctcaaaaatatatatagcagTATAACTCTGGTGGTTTCGTTTTGGCTATTTTGGTTGGCTGATATAATAGTTGTGTTATGGAGTAATTTAAGTGAATAATCAGTTATTTTGtttaatcaattatattatatgGAGTAATTTAAGGGAATAATCagttattttgtttaataaattatattaagattaacattaaaattaaaagcaaTGGAACTgctgtaaatataataaaatcaaGGGTACCTCAAACAAGCAATATAACACCACACAATGAGTTATCTTTGTGTATATTTACATAAGTtgcatttttatataattttatcttataaaataaattcttaTATGAATTCCtggtaaaataaaattgtttttgttggtCGTATCAAATCAGATCAGAGCAAAGCAAAAAGCTAATAGAATTTTATCATTTTCTAGGGTTCAAATGAAATACTAGCAACAAAAGTTGATTTTCTTGGTGTATAGTCCgagaatatatttaaaaaaagtatttgcatttaacatatatttataattttattttaaaatattaaatcatatatgtAGAACATGTATACGATaaactattattatatttacacctaagtgaagtaaaaaaaataatacactTAGTACCAGAAAAGTTTTGAACTACTAGTCTTACAAGGTATTTTACTAtgacaaacataaaaataaataaacatgtcTAAAACATGTATAACATATTTAACACATGTtactaattataattaaaaacttacTCATATAAAATGTCTACATGTCCATGTCTACatccatatattttaaagaCACTATTATGTTTACAGTGAGTAGTAGGTAGTAGTAATATTATCTTGttcatagtaatattttttgtcaatttCAACATTTCTTAGTAATACGacgtgaaaaataaaatatttctagtAAAACCAATTCATTTAGATAGTTTTAGATagtatataaaacttatgtagaaacaaaattctaaaaatatgtaatttgtGAGATTCACCTTATTATGATATCACCATCAAGACACTAGATATGGAAGTATAAGGAAGTTTTTGTGGAAGTGGTAGTTTTTATAACAACTTAAGTAACAGAaaactagaccttgacccgcccgaccgggcggatattattttatgtttttagttttttatttatactaaatgatatatttgtaacatttagacataaatttagattggaaattaattttatagttataacaaaaattaagattaaatgttaaacaaaatatttgatataaattttaaattttctaattaaaataatatagagattggtcataattttttccaattccaaaatcttaacattcttaaaaaaatataaatgaataaaatataattttgcgctgttgttgtttatttctatagtttgacccgtggccgtataaatatttattttcactaaattttttctttgtactactgataatatatatatgtatttgtaaattatatgtattacattattgttaatataacattttaaaacaacaatttatttattacttagatatggaaaaaatgtaaagataatttattattcaccaAATTTTAGAAGTTAGCGTAATTATAGGATAAGTTTCTGTGTTTTATaggtatattaaatatttgagaaTGATTATAGGTTAGAACTTATTGTCAGCAAATATATTCtgtttagatattaaatttattttggctaaagaaaaaaattaataatcatcTATTGGTACTGGTGATTTATCTCTATCATTGATtaagtcattaaaaataaaataaataatttcctTCTATGTGAAGAT from Raphanus sativus cultivar WK10039 chromosome 8, ASM80110v3, whole genome shotgun sequence includes:
- the LOC108820859 gene encoding DNA replication complex GINS protein PSF3-like translates to MAKYYDIDDILTEEEFAPVLFHKPANGVTIDPSAETNSVEQGAKVELPFWLAHELHLRQAVSINLPACFDQKTRLEIQADAACVDLRSRCPYFYELGCKLQPLVADRTIGILLSTAFKIRYKERLTKVFTATHLTASKFLPFLTIEEANLYEAANLSMTAFKKWRTGGPRFQRASILGRKRKES